In the genome of Calliopsis andreniformis isolate RMS-2024a chromosome 10, iyCalAndr_principal, whole genome shotgun sequence, one region contains:
- the LOC143184359 gene encoding rifampicin phosphotransferase-like isoform X1, producing MEDILFIAKIVFSIFLPLWLYYCFTTIINKRSNSKHDVPNFRFLLKRWWAECSILMKRKERVNLHNHKKNYLENSSIRDKNSSNSLLFFATDKRGNSVFVKFSQRGFKTVEVSLRLTTSEGQLYVLPAYPDTTLMNSFNQEWTAGGIKIELLESQKRWRIIYNGMLRNLADGDECSDRNIEHIRLNLLFIANSEPLKWPDNWSSRLHAEALASEPWRSPEWLNKIKLLEYVGFDQFGSMLGQITYKNGLVSTLYLRGLHQHRWGKHESHEFHESVTLYGIMPCGAIYYLNTSSTKHSFPQILYGQFRDNNEIVRKIDKIEIKLPNFTQKKFDDSLVCKISFTVAGTEYNIFAKGIHPTTLYYGQPWNWKNTIATAELELNGKSGTGLIQLCCPYNGLYQTKTPVKLLHIKQPYSYIDKTNYVVHFDDARCQNENIVGGKGFSLAVLTSVKDADFIIPRGFCVTIFALDLQLHSHKKLQKAINDIEDVSVGKKDGDLEKYCDEAVSIIQSTSVVDDVKIAILKAIKILEQENSNDKSIKYAIRSSAVGEDNEETSAAGQNSTYLAVEGMDNIIKHIAMCWASLFSYQSVKYRKEHGLFIKSSMGVCVQKMVNADAAGVMFTRHPTTGDPSNIVITSNYGLGETVVSAAVEPDTIVIHKSWNNKLTVENVIRGNKKQKMSVGDDGLITTELKNDENETISISEQIALQLATIGLNLETLFNSARDVEWAVVDEKIYLLQARPITTLYSWTEYELMHELGTGVPSDIDLITFANVGEVFPYPMSPLNISIMLKAFNKAVAHIYNHEHEYFLVVGNRAAINYYNMFLRDPRKEIIILNKVVDLALCGNIIITPEIHRIALERNGEAGFHRRIFLIYNMLMEMIRNSSMEKIARETCQNLILNPEDFHTAYSLYNEINQKHPEYLKITECHMYTSRVGITYQILTMIFLTKGYKDFEPEHFSDIALLLGSCTDVVGAELLTWLEKIVKYINKSEKGEEFRKMDPTKAIDWLKINCPLAGKELQNLLQEQGHRCIQELDFLAEPWSLKPENLIITLQLLTATPEVNKMKKLLSVEETIASLKTPKSAVTKWFLRKLIPHCRKAVVRREITKSLFAKVVHKFRLAYKKLGKLMVLEEYLPNEDLVFFLTNEEIGEVLNHRKATLVQKACRRKKLFPRLNELRYQELNTGMPIPIKNVLDTIITDEHVKIQGLPVCGGSALNRACVITEFADTHKIQQGDILITYATDIAWSPYFPLLSGIVTELGGLISHGAVVAREYGLPCIIGAKRATEMFQTGDTVLLVADTGILQLVKKHDQEAIVEKSSE from the exons ATGGAGGACATTCTATTCATCGCTAAAATcgtattttctatttttcttccTTTGTGGCTATATTATTGTTTCACAACAATAATTAACAAACGATCAAATTCCAAACATGACGTTCCAA ATTTTAGATTTTTGCTCAAACGCTGGTGGGCAGAGTGTTCTATTCTTATGAAAAGGAAAGAAAGGGTAAATTTACACAATCATAAAAAGAACTATTTGGAAAATTCGAGTATCAGGGATAAGAAT AGTAGCAATAGCTTGCTTTTTTTTGCCACGGATAAAAGGGGTAATTCAGTATTTGTTAAATTCTCTCAGAGAGGATTTAAAACTGTAGAAGTATCGCTACGTCTTACTACTTCAGAGGGACAGTTGTATGTTTTACCTG ctTATCCTGATACGACGTTGATGAACAGTTTCAACCAGGAGTGGACAGCAGGTGGcattaaaattgaattattaGAAAGTCAAAAACGTTGGAGAATAATTTACAATGGCATGCTGAGAAATTTAGCTGATGGCGATGAATGTAGTGATAGGAACATTGAACATATTCGTCTGAACTTGCT attTATTGCAAATTCTGAACCACTAAAATGGCCTGACAATTGGAGTTCTAGATTACATGCAGAAGCATTAGCTTCTGAACCATGGAGAAGTCCTGAATGGTTGAACAAAAT AAAGTTATTAGAGTATGTTGGTTTTGACCAATTTGGATCTATGTTAGGACAAATAACATACAAAAATGGACTTGTCTCTACATTGTATTTGCGCGGACTTCATCAACATCGTTGGGGAAAACATGAGTCTCATGAGTTTCACGAATCTGTTACCTTATATGGTATAATGCCTTGTGGAGCTATATACTATCTTAATACGAGTAGTACAAAACATAGTTTCCCACA AATACTGTATGGTCAATTTAGAgataataatgaaattgtaCGTAAAATAGATAAGATAGAAATAAAACTACCTAATTTTActcaaaagaaatttgatgatagtTTGGTGTGTAAAATATCATTCACAG tcGCAGGTACAGAGTACAATATTTTTGCGAAGGGTATTCATCCAACAACTTTGTATTATGGTCAACCATGGAATTGGAAAAATACAATTGCTACTGCGGAATTGGAATTGAATGGAAAATCAG GTACTGGATTGATACAATTATGTTGTCCCTATAATGGGCTGTATCAGACGAAGACTCCAGTAAAATTATTGCATATAAAACAACCCTATTCTTACATAGACAAAACAAATTATGTAGTACATTTCGACGATGCAAGGTGccaaaatgaaaatattgtcGGTGGAAAAGGATTTTCACTAGCTGTATTAACTTCTGTTAAAGACGCAGAT TTTATTATACCAAGAGGATTTTGTGTGACTATCTTCGCACTTGATTTGCAATTACATTCGCATAAAAAATTACAGAAGGCAATAAATGATATTGAAGATGTTAGTGTTGGAAAAAAGGATGGTGATCTTGAAAAATATTGTGACGA AgcggtttctattattcaatCAACTTCTGTCGTGGATGATGTAAAAATTGCAATtttaaaagcaataaaaatcttAGAACAAGAAAATAGCAATGATAAATCAATTAAATATGCTATAAGATCTAGTGCTGTTGGTGAAGACAATGAAGAAACTTCAGCAGCTGGTCAAAATTCAACATATTTGGCTGTAGAAGGCATGGATAATATCATTAAACATATTGCTATGTGTTGGGCAAGCCTATTTTCATATCAGAGCGTTAAATATAG AAAAGAGCACGGCTTATTTATAAAGTCGTCAATGGGAGTTTGCGTACAAAAAATGGTAAATGCTGATGCAGCTGGTGTTATGTTCACCAGGCATCCTACTACCGGAGACCCCTCAAATATAGTCATTACATCTAATTATGGATTGGGAGAA ACTGTTGTATCGGCAGCAGTTGAACCAGACACTATAGTGATTCATAAAAGCTGGAATAATAAGTTGACTGTAGAAAATGTGATACGaggaaataaaaaacagaaaatgTCAGTAGGTGACGATGGATTGATTACGACTGAATTAAAGAACGATGAGAATGAAACGATTTCTATATCGGAGCAAATTGCTCTTCAATTAGCTACCATAGGGTTGAATCTAGAAACCCTTTTCAATAGTGCTCGGGATGTTGAATGGGCAGTAGTCGATGAAAAGATTTATTTACTCCAAGCACGACCAATTACCACTTTGTACTCATGGACAGAGTATGAACTAATGCACGAATTAGGTACTGGTGTGCCCTCTGATATTGATTTGATAACATTCGCCAATGTCGGGGAAGTGTTTCCATATCCAATGTCACCTTTGAATATTTCCATTATGTTGAAAGCATTTAACAAAGCAGTAGCGCATATATATAATCATGAACATGAATATTTTCTTGTAGTTGGTAATCGAGCAGCCATAAACTACTACAAT ATGTTTCTGCGGGATCCCAGAAAGGaaataataattttgaacaaaGTGGTCGATTTAGCTTTGTGTGGAAATATTATAATTACGCCAGAAATACATAGAATTGCTCTTGAAAGAAACGGTGAAGCTGGTTTTCACCggagaatatttttaatatacaatatgcTAATGGAAATGATAAGGAATTCTTCGATGGAGAAAATTGCCAGAGAAACATgtcaaaatttaatattaaaccCAGAAGATTTCCACACTGCTTATAGTCTATACAATGAAATTAATCAAAAGCATCCTGAGTATTTAAAG ATTACAGAGTGTCATATGTATACATCCAGAGTTGGTATTACTTATCAGATATTGACGATGATATTTTTAACGAAAGGCTACAAAGACTTCGAACCAGAACACTTTTCAGATATTGCTTTGTTGCTAGGATCTTGTACTGATGTCGTTGGTGCCGAATTATTAACGTGGCTtgaaaaaatagtaaaatatatCAATAAAAGTGAAAAGGGCGAAGAATTTAGGAAAATGGATCCTACGAAAGCTATCGATTGGCTAAAGATTAATTGTCCTTTAGCTGGTAAAGAATTACAAAATCTtcttcaggaacagggtcatagGTGCATCCAAGAATTGGACTTTCTGGCTGAGCCTTGGTCCCTTAAACCTGAGAACCTTATTATCACTCTTCag CTACTGACAGCAACTCCTGAAGTGaacaaaatgaaaaaattacTTAGTGTGGAAGAGACAATAGCGTCTTTAAAAACACCAAAGTCAGCTGTCACTAAGTGGTTTCTGCGAAAGCTCATACCACAttgtagaaaagctgttgtacgaaGGGAAATAACAAAATCACTATTCGCAAAGGTTGTACATAAGTTCAGGCTAGCTTATAAGAAACTTGGAAAGCTAATGGTTTTAGAAGAATACTTACCAAATGAAGATCTTGTGTTCTTCCTAACGAATGAAGAAATAGGAGAAGTATTAAATCACCGGAAAGCTACACTTGTACAAAA agCTTGCCGTAGGAAAAAATTGTTTCCCCGATTGAACGAATTGCGCTACCAAGAACTTAATACTGGTATGCCAATTCCGATTAAG AATGTTTTAGATACAATAATAACTGACGAACATGTTAAGATTCAAGGG
- the LOC143184359 gene encoding rifampicin phosphotransferase-like isoform X2 — MEDILFIAKIVFSIFLPLWLYYCFTTIINKRSNSKHDVPNFRFLLKRWWAECSILMKRKERVNLHNHKKNYLENSSIRDKNSSNSLLFFATDKRGNSVFVKFSQRGFKTVEVSLRLTTSEGQLYVLPAYPDTTLMNSFNQEWTAGGIKIELLESQKRWRIIYNGMLRNLADGDECSDRNIEHIRLNLLFIANSEPLKWPDNWSSRLHAEALASEPWRSPEWLNKIKLLEYVGFDQFGSMLGQITYKNGLVSTLYLRGLHQHRWGKHESHEFHESVTLYGIMPCGAIYYLNTSSTKHSFPQILYGQFRDNNEIVRKIDKIEIKLPNFTQKKFDDSLVCKISFTVAGTEYNIFAKGIHPTTLYYGQPWNWKNTIATAELELNGKSDKTNYVVHFDDARCQNENIVGGKGFSLAVLTSVKDADFIIPRGFCVTIFALDLQLHSHKKLQKAINDIEDVSVGKKDGDLEKYCDEAVSIIQSTSVVDDVKIAILKAIKILEQENSNDKSIKYAIRSSAVGEDNEETSAAGQNSTYLAVEGMDNIIKHIAMCWASLFSYQSVKYRKEHGLFIKSSMGVCVQKMVNADAAGVMFTRHPTTGDPSNIVITSNYGLGETVVSAAVEPDTIVIHKSWNNKLTVENVIRGNKKQKMSVGDDGLITTELKNDENETISISEQIALQLATIGLNLETLFNSARDVEWAVVDEKIYLLQARPITTLYSWTEYELMHELGTGVPSDIDLITFANVGEVFPYPMSPLNISIMLKAFNKAVAHIYNHEHEYFLVVGNRAAINYYNMFLRDPRKEIIILNKVVDLALCGNIIITPEIHRIALERNGEAGFHRRIFLIYNMLMEMIRNSSMEKIARETCQNLILNPEDFHTAYSLYNEINQKHPEYLKITECHMYTSRVGITYQILTMIFLTKGYKDFEPEHFSDIALLLGSCTDVVGAELLTWLEKIVKYINKSEKGEEFRKMDPTKAIDWLKINCPLAGKELQNLLQEQGHRCIQELDFLAEPWSLKPENLIITLQLLTATPEVNKMKKLLSVEETIASLKTPKSAVTKWFLRKLIPHCRKAVVRREITKSLFAKVVHKFRLAYKKLGKLMVLEEYLPNEDLVFFLTNEEIGEVLNHRKATLVQKACRRKKLFPRLNELRYQELNTGMPIPIKNVLDTIITDEHVKIQGLPVCGGSALNRACVITEFADTHKIQQGDILITYATDIAWSPYFPLLSGIVTELGGLISHGAVVAREYGLPCIIGAKRATEMFQTGDTVLLVADTGILQLVKKHDQEAIVEKSSE; from the exons ATGGAGGACATTCTATTCATCGCTAAAATcgtattttctatttttcttccTTTGTGGCTATATTATTGTTTCACAACAATAATTAACAAACGATCAAATTCCAAACATGACGTTCCAA ATTTTAGATTTTTGCTCAAACGCTGGTGGGCAGAGTGTTCTATTCTTATGAAAAGGAAAGAAAGGGTAAATTTACACAATCATAAAAAGAACTATTTGGAAAATTCGAGTATCAGGGATAAGAAT AGTAGCAATAGCTTGCTTTTTTTTGCCACGGATAAAAGGGGTAATTCAGTATTTGTTAAATTCTCTCAGAGAGGATTTAAAACTGTAGAAGTATCGCTACGTCTTACTACTTCAGAGGGACAGTTGTATGTTTTACCTG ctTATCCTGATACGACGTTGATGAACAGTTTCAACCAGGAGTGGACAGCAGGTGGcattaaaattgaattattaGAAAGTCAAAAACGTTGGAGAATAATTTACAATGGCATGCTGAGAAATTTAGCTGATGGCGATGAATGTAGTGATAGGAACATTGAACATATTCGTCTGAACTTGCT attTATTGCAAATTCTGAACCACTAAAATGGCCTGACAATTGGAGTTCTAGATTACATGCAGAAGCATTAGCTTCTGAACCATGGAGAAGTCCTGAATGGTTGAACAAAAT AAAGTTATTAGAGTATGTTGGTTTTGACCAATTTGGATCTATGTTAGGACAAATAACATACAAAAATGGACTTGTCTCTACATTGTATTTGCGCGGACTTCATCAACATCGTTGGGGAAAACATGAGTCTCATGAGTTTCACGAATCTGTTACCTTATATGGTATAATGCCTTGTGGAGCTATATACTATCTTAATACGAGTAGTACAAAACATAGTTTCCCACA AATACTGTATGGTCAATTTAGAgataataatgaaattgtaCGTAAAATAGATAAGATAGAAATAAAACTACCTAATTTTActcaaaagaaatttgatgatagtTTGGTGTGTAAAATATCATTCACAG tcGCAGGTACAGAGTACAATATTTTTGCGAAGGGTATTCATCCAACAACTTTGTATTATGGTCAACCATGGAATTGGAAAAATACAATTGCTACTGCGGAATTGGAATTGAATGGAAAATCAG ACAAAACAAATTATGTAGTACATTTCGACGATGCAAGGTGccaaaatgaaaatattgtcGGTGGAAAAGGATTTTCACTAGCTGTATTAACTTCTGTTAAAGACGCAGAT TTTATTATACCAAGAGGATTTTGTGTGACTATCTTCGCACTTGATTTGCAATTACATTCGCATAAAAAATTACAGAAGGCAATAAATGATATTGAAGATGTTAGTGTTGGAAAAAAGGATGGTGATCTTGAAAAATATTGTGACGA AgcggtttctattattcaatCAACTTCTGTCGTGGATGATGTAAAAATTGCAATtttaaaagcaataaaaatcttAGAACAAGAAAATAGCAATGATAAATCAATTAAATATGCTATAAGATCTAGTGCTGTTGGTGAAGACAATGAAGAAACTTCAGCAGCTGGTCAAAATTCAACATATTTGGCTGTAGAAGGCATGGATAATATCATTAAACATATTGCTATGTGTTGGGCAAGCCTATTTTCATATCAGAGCGTTAAATATAG AAAAGAGCACGGCTTATTTATAAAGTCGTCAATGGGAGTTTGCGTACAAAAAATGGTAAATGCTGATGCAGCTGGTGTTATGTTCACCAGGCATCCTACTACCGGAGACCCCTCAAATATAGTCATTACATCTAATTATGGATTGGGAGAA ACTGTTGTATCGGCAGCAGTTGAACCAGACACTATAGTGATTCATAAAAGCTGGAATAATAAGTTGACTGTAGAAAATGTGATACGaggaaataaaaaacagaaaatgTCAGTAGGTGACGATGGATTGATTACGACTGAATTAAAGAACGATGAGAATGAAACGATTTCTATATCGGAGCAAATTGCTCTTCAATTAGCTACCATAGGGTTGAATCTAGAAACCCTTTTCAATAGTGCTCGGGATGTTGAATGGGCAGTAGTCGATGAAAAGATTTATTTACTCCAAGCACGACCAATTACCACTTTGTACTCATGGACAGAGTATGAACTAATGCACGAATTAGGTACTGGTGTGCCCTCTGATATTGATTTGATAACATTCGCCAATGTCGGGGAAGTGTTTCCATATCCAATGTCACCTTTGAATATTTCCATTATGTTGAAAGCATTTAACAAAGCAGTAGCGCATATATATAATCATGAACATGAATATTTTCTTGTAGTTGGTAATCGAGCAGCCATAAACTACTACAAT ATGTTTCTGCGGGATCCCAGAAAGGaaataataattttgaacaaaGTGGTCGATTTAGCTTTGTGTGGAAATATTATAATTACGCCAGAAATACATAGAATTGCTCTTGAAAGAAACGGTGAAGCTGGTTTTCACCggagaatatttttaatatacaatatgcTAATGGAAATGATAAGGAATTCTTCGATGGAGAAAATTGCCAGAGAAACATgtcaaaatttaatattaaaccCAGAAGATTTCCACACTGCTTATAGTCTATACAATGAAATTAATCAAAAGCATCCTGAGTATTTAAAG ATTACAGAGTGTCATATGTATACATCCAGAGTTGGTATTACTTATCAGATATTGACGATGATATTTTTAACGAAAGGCTACAAAGACTTCGAACCAGAACACTTTTCAGATATTGCTTTGTTGCTAGGATCTTGTACTGATGTCGTTGGTGCCGAATTATTAACGTGGCTtgaaaaaatagtaaaatatatCAATAAAAGTGAAAAGGGCGAAGAATTTAGGAAAATGGATCCTACGAAAGCTATCGATTGGCTAAAGATTAATTGTCCTTTAGCTGGTAAAGAATTACAAAATCTtcttcaggaacagggtcatagGTGCATCCAAGAATTGGACTTTCTGGCTGAGCCTTGGTCCCTTAAACCTGAGAACCTTATTATCACTCTTCag CTACTGACAGCAACTCCTGAAGTGaacaaaatgaaaaaattacTTAGTGTGGAAGAGACAATAGCGTCTTTAAAAACACCAAAGTCAGCTGTCACTAAGTGGTTTCTGCGAAAGCTCATACCACAttgtagaaaagctgttgtacgaaGGGAAATAACAAAATCACTATTCGCAAAGGTTGTACATAAGTTCAGGCTAGCTTATAAGAAACTTGGAAAGCTAATGGTTTTAGAAGAATACTTACCAAATGAAGATCTTGTGTTCTTCCTAACGAATGAAGAAATAGGAGAAGTATTAAATCACCGGAAAGCTACACTTGTACAAAA agCTTGCCGTAGGAAAAAATTGTTTCCCCGATTGAACGAATTGCGCTACCAAGAACTTAATACTGGTATGCCAATTCCGATTAAG AATGTTTTAGATACAATAATAACTGACGAACATGTTAAGATTCAAGGG
- the LOC143184359 gene encoding rifampicin phosphotransferase-like isoform X4, whose translation MEDILFIAKIVFSIFLPLWLYYCFTTIINKRSNSKHDVPNFRFLLKRWWAECSILMKRKERVNLHNHKKNYLENSSIRDKNSSNSLLFFATDKRGNSVFVKFSQRGFKTVEVSLRLTTSEGQLYVLPAYPDTTLMNSFNQEWTAGGIKIELLESQKRWRIIYNGMLRNLADGDECSDRNIEHIRLNLLFIANSEPLKWPDNWSSRLHAEALASEPWRSPEWLNKIKLLEYVGFDQFGSMLGQITYKNGLVSTLYLRGLHQHRWGKHESHEFHESVTLYVAGTEYNIFAKGIHPTTLYYGQPWNWKNTIATAELELNGKSGTGLIQLCCPYNGLYQTKTPVKLLHIKQPYSYIDKTNYVVHFDDARCQNENIVGGKGFSLAVLTSVKDADFIIPRGFCVTIFALDLQLHSHKKLQKAINDIEDVSVGKKDGDLEKYCDEAVSIIQSTSVVDDVKIAILKAIKILEQENSNDKSIKYAIRSSAVGEDNEETSAAGQNSTYLAVEGMDNIIKHIAMCWASLFSYQSVKYRKEHGLFIKSSMGVCVQKMVNADAAGVMFTRHPTTGDPSNIVITSNYGLGETVVSAAVEPDTIVIHKSWNNKLTVENVIRGNKKQKMSVGDDGLITTELKNDENETISISEQIALQLATIGLNLETLFNSARDVEWAVVDEKIYLLQARPITTLYSWTEYELMHELGTGVPSDIDLITFANVGEVFPYPMSPLNISIMLKAFNKAVAHIYNHEHEYFLVVGNRAAINYYNMFLRDPRKEIIILNKVVDLALCGNIIITPEIHRIALERNGEAGFHRRIFLIYNMLMEMIRNSSMEKIARETCQNLILNPEDFHTAYSLYNEINQKHPEYLKITECHMYTSRVGITYQILTMIFLTKGYKDFEPEHFSDIALLLGSCTDVVGAELLTWLEKIVKYINKSEKGEEFRKMDPTKAIDWLKINCPLAGKELQNLLQEQGHRCIQELDFLAEPWSLKPENLIITLQLLTATPEVNKMKKLLSVEETIASLKTPKSAVTKWFLRKLIPHCRKAVVRREITKSLFAKVVHKFRLAYKKLGKLMVLEEYLPNEDLVFFLTNEEIGEVLNHRKATLVQKACRRKKLFPRLNELRYQELNTGMPIPIKNVLDTIITDEHVKIQGLPVCGGSALNRACVITEFADTHKIQQGDILITYATDIAWSPYFPLLSGIVTELGGLISHGAVVAREYGLPCIIGAKRATEMFQTGDTVLLVADTGILQLVKKHDQEAIVEKSSE comes from the exons ATGGAGGACATTCTATTCATCGCTAAAATcgtattttctatttttcttccTTTGTGGCTATATTATTGTTTCACAACAATAATTAACAAACGATCAAATTCCAAACATGACGTTCCAA ATTTTAGATTTTTGCTCAAACGCTGGTGGGCAGAGTGTTCTATTCTTATGAAAAGGAAAGAAAGGGTAAATTTACACAATCATAAAAAGAACTATTTGGAAAATTCGAGTATCAGGGATAAGAAT AGTAGCAATAGCTTGCTTTTTTTTGCCACGGATAAAAGGGGTAATTCAGTATTTGTTAAATTCTCTCAGAGAGGATTTAAAACTGTAGAAGTATCGCTACGTCTTACTACTTCAGAGGGACAGTTGTATGTTTTACCTG ctTATCCTGATACGACGTTGATGAACAGTTTCAACCAGGAGTGGACAGCAGGTGGcattaaaattgaattattaGAAAGTCAAAAACGTTGGAGAATAATTTACAATGGCATGCTGAGAAATTTAGCTGATGGCGATGAATGTAGTGATAGGAACATTGAACATATTCGTCTGAACTTGCT attTATTGCAAATTCTGAACCACTAAAATGGCCTGACAATTGGAGTTCTAGATTACATGCAGAAGCATTAGCTTCTGAACCATGGAGAAGTCCTGAATGGTTGAACAAAAT AAAGTTATTAGAGTATGTTGGTTTTGACCAATTTGGATCTATGTTAGGACAAATAACATACAAAAATGGACTTGTCTCTACATTGTATTTGCGCGGACTTCATCAACATCGTTGGGGAAAACATGAGTCTCATGAGTTTCACGAATCTGTTACCTTATATG tcGCAGGTACAGAGTACAATATTTTTGCGAAGGGTATTCATCCAACAACTTTGTATTATGGTCAACCATGGAATTGGAAAAATACAATTGCTACTGCGGAATTGGAATTGAATGGAAAATCAG GTACTGGATTGATACAATTATGTTGTCCCTATAATGGGCTGTATCAGACGAAGACTCCAGTAAAATTATTGCATATAAAACAACCCTATTCTTACATAGACAAAACAAATTATGTAGTACATTTCGACGATGCAAGGTGccaaaatgaaaatattgtcGGTGGAAAAGGATTTTCACTAGCTGTATTAACTTCTGTTAAAGACGCAGAT TTTATTATACCAAGAGGATTTTGTGTGACTATCTTCGCACTTGATTTGCAATTACATTCGCATAAAAAATTACAGAAGGCAATAAATGATATTGAAGATGTTAGTGTTGGAAAAAAGGATGGTGATCTTGAAAAATATTGTGACGA AgcggtttctattattcaatCAACTTCTGTCGTGGATGATGTAAAAATTGCAATtttaaaagcaataaaaatcttAGAACAAGAAAATAGCAATGATAAATCAATTAAATATGCTATAAGATCTAGTGCTGTTGGTGAAGACAATGAAGAAACTTCAGCAGCTGGTCAAAATTCAACATATTTGGCTGTAGAAGGCATGGATAATATCATTAAACATATTGCTATGTGTTGGGCAAGCCTATTTTCATATCAGAGCGTTAAATATAG AAAAGAGCACGGCTTATTTATAAAGTCGTCAATGGGAGTTTGCGTACAAAAAATGGTAAATGCTGATGCAGCTGGTGTTATGTTCACCAGGCATCCTACTACCGGAGACCCCTCAAATATAGTCATTACATCTAATTATGGATTGGGAGAA ACTGTTGTATCGGCAGCAGTTGAACCAGACACTATAGTGATTCATAAAAGCTGGAATAATAAGTTGACTGTAGAAAATGTGATACGaggaaataaaaaacagaaaatgTCAGTAGGTGACGATGGATTGATTACGACTGAATTAAAGAACGATGAGAATGAAACGATTTCTATATCGGAGCAAATTGCTCTTCAATTAGCTACCATAGGGTTGAATCTAGAAACCCTTTTCAATAGTGCTCGGGATGTTGAATGGGCAGTAGTCGATGAAAAGATTTATTTACTCCAAGCACGACCAATTACCACTTTGTACTCATGGACAGAGTATGAACTAATGCACGAATTAGGTACTGGTGTGCCCTCTGATATTGATTTGATAACATTCGCCAATGTCGGGGAAGTGTTTCCATATCCAATGTCACCTTTGAATATTTCCATTATGTTGAAAGCATTTAACAAAGCAGTAGCGCATATATATAATCATGAACATGAATATTTTCTTGTAGTTGGTAATCGAGCAGCCATAAACTACTACAAT ATGTTTCTGCGGGATCCCAGAAAGGaaataataattttgaacaaaGTGGTCGATTTAGCTTTGTGTGGAAATATTATAATTACGCCAGAAATACATAGAATTGCTCTTGAAAGAAACGGTGAAGCTGGTTTTCACCggagaatatttttaatatacaatatgcTAATGGAAATGATAAGGAATTCTTCGATGGAGAAAATTGCCAGAGAAACATgtcaaaatttaatattaaaccCAGAAGATTTCCACACTGCTTATAGTCTATACAATGAAATTAATCAAAAGCATCCTGAGTATTTAAAG ATTACAGAGTGTCATATGTATACATCCAGAGTTGGTATTACTTATCAGATATTGACGATGATATTTTTAACGAAAGGCTACAAAGACTTCGAACCAGAACACTTTTCAGATATTGCTTTGTTGCTAGGATCTTGTACTGATGTCGTTGGTGCCGAATTATTAACGTGGCTtgaaaaaatagtaaaatatatCAATAAAAGTGAAAAGGGCGAAGAATTTAGGAAAATGGATCCTACGAAAGCTATCGATTGGCTAAAGATTAATTGTCCTTTAGCTGGTAAAGAATTACAAAATCTtcttcaggaacagggtcatagGTGCATCCAAGAATTGGACTTTCTGGCTGAGCCTTGGTCCCTTAAACCTGAGAACCTTATTATCACTCTTCag CTACTGACAGCAACTCCTGAAGTGaacaaaatgaaaaaattacTTAGTGTGGAAGAGACAATAGCGTCTTTAAAAACACCAAAGTCAGCTGTCACTAAGTGGTTTCTGCGAAAGCTCATACCACAttgtagaaaagctgttgtacgaaGGGAAATAACAAAATCACTATTCGCAAAGGTTGTACATAAGTTCAGGCTAGCTTATAAGAAACTTGGAAAGCTAATGGTTTTAGAAGAATACTTACCAAATGAAGATCTTGTGTTCTTCCTAACGAATGAAGAAATAGGAGAAGTATTAAATCACCGGAAAGCTACACTTGTACAAAA agCTTGCCGTAGGAAAAAATTGTTTCCCCGATTGAACGAATTGCGCTACCAAGAACTTAATACTGGTATGCCAATTCCGATTAAG AATGTTTTAGATACAATAATAACTGACGAACATGTTAAGATTCAAGGG